The genomic region ATCTCTCTCAAGTACACCTCCATCGCCAGTTCCGTGGTGCTGGTCACCACCCAGCCGCTCTTCGTTGTGCTCGGGTCGTGGATCTTTTTCAAGGAGCGGGTGCCGCGCCTGGCGCTTTACGGCGGGGCGCTCGCCTTCGCCGGGAGCGTCGTCATCGGCGCTACCGACTTCCAGCTGGGAGGGAGCGCCTTCATCGGCGACCTTTTGGCCCTTTTCGCCGCCGTGATGGTCTCGGGGTACCTTCTGATCGGGAGAAAGCTCAGGGGGGACGTTCCCCTTACCGGATATACCTTCGTCACCTACGGGTCGAGCGCCGCGGTGCTGACCGCGACCGCCCTGGCTGCGAAATACCCCATGTATCCCCATCCCGCCCGGGACTGGCTCATCTTCCTGGCGCTGGCGCTGGTCTGCACCATCCTGGGTCACACCGTCTTCAACTGGGTACTCCGCTACGTGCAGGCCTCCGTCGTTTCGGTGAGCGTTCTCGGCGAGCCTTTGGGGGCGATACTTTGGGCCGCGGTTTTCCTCGGCGAGAATCCGACGCCGCGCCAGGCGCTGGGGGGAGCCGTCATCTTCTCCGGGCTCTTCCTCTTCACCAGGGTGACGGCTAAGGCAGGGGCTAAGAGGCAGGGGCTAGGGGCTAGGGGCTAGGGGCTGAAACCCCTCGCTGTAGGGCCTTCGGGGCAGGGGTGAGGGATGAAACTATGCGACAGGAGGCGGGTATGGATTCCAATTTGAGCGCAAGCGCCAAAAGGGTGCAGGACGCGCTGCATGGCTTCGGCCTGGATTGCAAGGTGAAGGAACTGGCGGAAAGCACGCGGACCGCAGTCGATGCGGCCAACGCGGTCGGGTGCGACGTGGGGCAGATCGTCAAGTCGCTGGTGTTCAGGGGCAAGGCGAGCGGCAAAGCGATTTTCGTGGTCGCAAGCGGCGCCAACCAGGTTAACGAAAAGAGCCTCGCCTCCCTCGTGGGCGAAAAGATTGGGAAGGCCGACGCCGACTTCGTCCGGGAGCAGACCGGGTTCGCCATCGGCGGCGTATCTCCGGTTGGGCACCCGGCCCCCCTGCACACCTACGTGGATGAAGATCTCCTTGGCTACGACGAGTTGTGGGCTGCGGCGGGGACGCCTCACGCGCTCTTCTCGTTGACCCCGGAGCAGCTCTGCCTGATCACTTCCGGGGAAGTGGTGAATATCAAGAAAGTCGCGGCGCCGTAGTAAG from Citrifermentans bremense harbors:
- a CDS encoding DMT family transporter, whose translation is MSESATTKPWINPYLAILVGVFAVSFSAILVRVCSAPPLVIAAYRLLFTFFFLAPVTLWGGAPTLRGMTARQVLLSAASGIFLAFHFVTWFISLKYTSIASSVVLVTTQPLFVVLGSWIFFKERVPRLALYGGALAFAGSVVIGATDFQLGGSAFIGDLLALFAAVMVSGYLLIGRKLRGDVPLTGYTFVTYGSSAAVLTATALAAKYPMYPHPARDWLIFLALALVCTILGHTVFNWVLRYVQASVVSVSVLGEPLGAILWAAVFLGENPTPRQALGGAVIFSGLFLFTRVTAKAGAKRQGLGARG
- a CDS encoding YbaK/EbsC family protein, which codes for MDSNLSASAKRVQDALHGFGLDCKVKELAESTRTAVDAANAVGCDVGQIVKSLVFRGKASGKAIFVVASGANQVNEKSLASLVGEKIGKADADFVREQTGFAIGGVSPVGHPAPLHTYVDEDLLGYDELWAAAGTPHALFSLTPEQLCLITSGEVVNIKKVAAP